AAATTTTGACTTACATAGCCATGAGTGCATTCCTTTTCCAGGGCCTCCAGCTGAGAATGAACCACCTCCTCCCATAAGCATCTAGTAGCAAATagattcaaattatattgagtCTTCGTTAATAAATAGAATTTAATTGGTTGACCAAAAAGATAGAACTTAATTGAAACAAGTAAATATTATTAGGACAAGCAAATATTAAACATTCAATTTAGATACCTGGAGAACAGAGGCGATGAGTGCTTCTTTCTCGTTCTTCCAGCCGGGAACCTCAAAGGCAAGCGCAAAGTGTGTAGCCTGCAATGACAGAAAAAGCTCGGTAAGTATTGTGAAATGAAAACATCATCTCAAATACATTTTTCCAAAATCTGTCATGAATACCTCTCCACCACTATGTTGGCGAAAATCTCCACCAGTATACTGAGATTTTGGCTCAGCTTGGCGTGGTACGTTAGGAAGGTCAGAAGTTAATGGCTCAGCAACTTTCAAAAGATCTTCGTGCTCAACTCCACTTGCCGCCAGTACCATACGTGCAGCAGTGAAATTCTCCTGTAATTACCATATCAAATgagtaaacaaaacaaaatgatgacactaagtaaaaaaaattgtaatcacAGAAATGTAGATGGTTCTCAAAAGCTGATGCGGCCTTACAGTCATAAACTCCTCCAAGAGTTCCCCATTCAATTTGTGCAAAGCAGACTCAGGTGCGTACAGAGGATTTGCCAATGCACCGGAATAACCAGCAGAATGAACAGCCTCCATGAGGAATCCCATAGGGTTCTTTGCAAGTTCCGCTACCTCTACCTTCATCTTACGTAGCTGCAGAATACAATAAGccacatattttttttgcaaGAGTTACCAGAGTTAAGGGAAATAGATTTACCTCTTCATTGACTTCCCAATCCAAGAAAGCAGGGTTACTCACACTGTCAATAAGAACCTCAACCATTTCAGGCACATAGGTTTTAAGAGCATCAATAGTGTAACTCATCTGCTCCCTTGAAGCAGATGCGGAGGTGTTCCCTCCAATAGCTTCTATTTCCCTCACAAGACGCAGATGGCTCCTATTTGTCGTGCTCTTGAAAGCCATCCTTTCAAGCAAATGCGTCGCTCCATGGAAATAAGGAGCCTCATAGATAGAACCACAATCAACATACAAACCAATAGAAGCTGCCGGATtctaaccacaaaaaaaaaagaaaaacaccaaCATTAATAACTTTATTTCAGGTCATTTCTcgcattttcatatattttaatcaaacaTAAACTCTGAATAAAATAACTCTGCTCAGGCCATTTCTCGCATTCCAATAGATGTTTAAgaacaaaatcaaacataaactTTGGATAATAACTTTGTTCAAGCCGTTATTCGCATTTCAATAGTTTTTTTGTTCtcagaacaaaaaataaaatataaacataggCTTTACTTACGGGAGACATCTCTGAGGCGATTTTGAGCCCATTTGGAAGAGTGGTGATCTTGAGCTTGCTTGGCTCGACGCGGTCAGCAAGAGACGGAGGAAGAGATACGCCCTGAAGTGGCATATCCAAAGAAGTAAGGGAACCAGAGGATCCACCAGTCAACCATCCCAAGAAACCTGGAGAAGAAGCGCTCGTAGCAACGGCACTAGCGCTTGCATAACGCGCAGGTCCCAAACCTCGGCTAAGAGATCCCTATAAAACAAGAATATGATATCTTCTCAAATCAACGAGTCGCATATTCACAGTTCGTGATAGGCAAAAATCAAAATCGGATTGACTTCAGAAACTACGaatcaaaacttatttaaagaagagatcaatcaatggaaaaaaattgtttaatcgCATATTCACAATCCGTGATCCACTGATTGAGGCAACAGTCCATTTCTCTCTCAAAGAAGAGATCAATTCGTAAATCTAAGAACAATGCCTATCATCGCCGGTATCAATCCGAATCCAGATCTATAAGAGTGTAGGCGAAATCAGTCCCTAATCGAACGTTCCAGAAGCTAAATCAATGATGAAAGGATAGGAGCCGACCTTGAGAGCCCTGGCTCGTGAAGCTGCCGTGCGATACATGGCGAGTGTGGAAACCCTAAATCGGAGAAAATGAGTATCGAGTCGACGAAAGAGAAGCTGAGGATGACGAGTTTGAGAGGGGAGAGAGAGACGGAGAATAATCgcagtttagttttttttttttttttttttaaatgtttgttATTCTGCTAACGTGCTCTGCGATTGTTTAACATAGGCCCATTAAATGTAATAAATCTGACACAGTCGTAGTATGGATAAAAGCATGAGCCTGGACATTTATATGGGCTTGACCCAATATAAGCACCCATGAACAAAAACgtccttttttttcttggacATGCTACATATGATAATAATACAACACAGAGCGCGGGTGTtcgtttttacattttttatacattgttttgttttctgtaattaatgttatatattttaaataaattataatatattcaaAAGACCTGGACCGAATCGGATAGTATAGTtattttggtacaaatatccgaatccgtttcagatacatttgttatttagatatttttaggttcatataCATCCGAACCAAACTCATCCAGACTCAAAAGTACCCAACTCAAAACTCACAcacaaatttataatattcaagcggagcctaatttaaaaaaaaatgatacacGAAAAGAACAAACCATACCTAAATAGACATCTAATGTTCATgtttaactgattttataaaataataaaaaggacTCTGATtagctaaattaagtgaaacataaagattttttttatttagtaaaataattatatgaagtgaaaaattaagtgacaataaatgtaatatattttattattttgatttaagttataattttattcacaaaaacatgttttgaattatgtttttgactATGTAATTTTCCACAAattgaaactaaaaataaaaaaaaagttttagtaaaacaaattaaaccGAACGTTTAACCATATATAAAACCCAgttatttaacatttttgattttataattgacacaaagttaatgttgattaactaataaataaatatattcactattattattatggtaatataattaatgatgtgaagtattgttaaggtaatataattaatgaaaattttaaactgagtaaaatatggaaagacaattaatgtaatcatattaatgaaattattaaaaagacactatacttcttttttataatgctatctatgtttccaaataatttttttttctcatcaaCATAAACAGACTCATACAGTCTCTGTAAACCAAAACAGGAGCTctccatccatgtgaacgacgaaagacagtTGTTTCttgacactgcgtgctagactatccgcctttgagTTTAGCCTACTTGATACATGGATGAGCTCTGAACTAATGAAGCTTTCTTTAAGCGTTCTTTATAGCTctgaattaattaatttttaaattaaatgttttcttatCTTTTGTTAATTGCAAAACTGACTTTACAAGATTTCATGTGATAGTAAGAAGATTTCTCAAGAAGTCTACTCATTGCAGATTCCTCtagttaatatgacatatttgattatttacattaataataaactaattataaatttgaattttattttttaatgaacaaaatctgttgaaaaatatataacaaaatccTACTAaccttttaaatattgttttaaaataacagattaattaatttcttaattagtaatatactattattataaatcaatgttaattaaaattttattataaaacaagaaaataaaaatttaatatcattttttataaatttataattatattttgaattatattaaaaaagaaatgcTATATGCATTAAACatgacaaaattatattaaataggtaaagtaacctttttaaaaatcgttttatttaaataaattatcactcatcattaaaatggATTAAAATTcgtaaaatgtataatattattatacaaaaataaatttactaacatagattaaacttttatatctacaactatatattatctcttttttaaattctcaacaatatattgtttaaaattgtttatatattaaatatattagtatataactatttaaaaaaatattttaatagaaaactatatagttttagTTATTCacttaaatattaatgaaaaattaaattttatttataaatttaatttttattgtaattataaaaaaagctgttgagaaaaatataaaaaaaaatctgaccaaaagttcaaatatttttttttataaaataatgtattaatgtagtaacataaaaaagttcaaaattcatgtaatcttcTAAACTCAAAAATAGTTTTGCAAATTTCCAAATGATGATATTTCAAATTTCACCAAAGAACCACGCGTTAGTGGTCCAGTGGCGATCCTCGACCTGGGAAGTCATGGGTTCGAGTCCCGCTGGCGGATGTTGCTCTTGAGGGCCTTCGAGCCCAATACGGACACTTCCAACTACGCTGGCCACTGGTGGGATTTACATGGGGTGATCACCAGCCCTCCTGGAGACCTCGGCGGGCTCCCCGGCTTAGCTCCGGTGGACGGTCTTTGGTTGCTAGTCGGAGCCTTACGAGGTCTTCGGATACCagggttatcaaaaaaaaaaaaaaaaaaattcaccaaAGATAAAATCgtatataataaagaataaatgtTTGAAATGcaacaagaaaaaacaaactatgttaaaaattaacgtaatctaatattttgaaatattcatttaataacaaaaaaacttaatatcataacatccaaatatatcatatcaataaaatttactaaaataatatgatagataatattatgtataaaatttactaaaataaaaaagctattttatttaaacaagaCAGTGTACTTACTTATACGTTccgtaaaatactaaaatgatatatgttaaagtatatttttttaaacacaacatgtaaatataaatattcttaaatatatatctttatgataatataaataaataaaatttaaaaatgtattatatgtaaaatgtataaattaaataaaaaatatattttgaaggaGATTCGTTGTTATTTTATGGTACCTAACTCAAAAATATAAGtaactaaaattaataataaagtaaaatttattaaaaaccactatatattaataataccgAATAACAAATCTAACAATAGTTTTATagagttacacaatatataaaattaatatatatatatatatatatttaaaaatggtaataatatcaaaattatatatttataaaatgaaaaaatatacgcacggatgtgcgggtcaaaatctaatatactattaaaacataatcatcttaaaaaaatctatttatgaAAGGTTGTTGCAGCTACTtgttaactatttattattttttggacataccttaattttctttaattataCACGATAGTATCAATTAATATTGTTACAAAAGACATGGGAATCAAATGATGGGAACTCAGCCTCTCATGTGCATTCCTAATTTATGCAACCCGTCCATATAGACTTTTCAATTGTTTATTGTTTATACTTTTTTGATTAAAACGAAGTACATACCCGATtaagtacaatatatatatatatatatatatataatcttgtcATGATGGACCGTCTAATAATACAATCATCCAACTAAAAACATGgttcaaaatctaattttaaaagaattccATTATTACTCTTCATTTTAATGTTATACACTATATTTTATGCTCCTCATCTACAATATtcagatattaatttattaaaatgagttagcatctatattattaaaactgaagtactcTTTTTGTAccgtttggaaacatgaatgaCAATATAAATgtgaattgtttggaaacatcgATAGCAGTATTTTTAGTACTTccttttatttacacatttagccatttcatttacaataaattaagtatttcatttttgcatttttttatttacagattctgCCACtgcatttaaaattattttagttcaaTTAATTACAATTTCGAAACTTATCTAACCaaattgatatttatatattgatcGTTATGAATATTGTACGAATATTAACTAAATCGCTTGTATTAAAGGGAGATAACCTTTTCCTATATTACATCAAATTGTATcaagttataaatttataacataatattatatacagataaaaaaattattaacaaacatctatattataagataatatattctattctatatgtaaattacaaaacataaaaaaatcacataaaaatatacatgtgat
The window above is part of the Brassica napus cultivar Da-Ae chromosome C3, Da-Ae, whole genome shotgun sequence genome. Proteins encoded here:
- the LOC106428601 gene encoding probable mitochondrial-processing peptidase subunit alpha-1, mitochondrial, whose translation is MYRTAASRARALKGSLSRGLGPARYASASAVATSASSPGFLGWLTGGSSGSLTSLDMPLQGVSLPPSLADRVEPSKLKITTLPNGLKIASEMSPNPAASIGLYVDCGSIYEAPYFHGATHLLERMAFKSTTNRSHLRLVREIEAIGGNTSASASREQMSYTIDALKTYVPEMVEVLIDSVSNPAFLDWEVNEELRKMKVEVAELAKNPMGFLMEAVHSAGYSGALANPLYAPESALHKLNGELLEEFMTENFTAARMVLAASGVEHEDLLKVAEPLTSDLPNVPRQAEPKSQYTGGDFRQHSGGEATHFALAFEVPGWKNEKEALIASVLQMLMGGGGSFSAGGPGKGMHSWLYLRILNQYQQVQSCTAFTSIFDNTGLFGIYGCSGPEFAAKAIELAAKELKDVAGGKVNQKHLDRAKAATKSAVLMNLESRMIAAEDIGRQILTYGERKPVEQFLKAVDELTLKDITDFTSEIISKPLTMGSFGDVLSVPSYDTVSSKFC